A section of the Bacteroidia bacterium genome encodes:
- a CDS encoding 3-dehydroquinate dehydratase → MSILILNGPNLNLQGIRQPEVYGTNKWQDLDKLLLDRFPNIIIDRFQSNHEGILLDKIQSAITDYQGIIVNLGALSHYSYALADGIRSISPIPVIEVHLSNIYAREESFRHHSVIAPACVGSICGFGLYGYVLAVETILQLLKKQNN, encoded by the coding sequence GTGTCTATTTTGATTTTAAATGGCCCTAATCTTAACCTGCAAGGGATTAGGCAGCCGGAAGTTTATGGTACTAACAAGTGGCAAGATTTAGATAAATTACTTTTAGACCGTTTTCCAAATATCATTATTGATCGCTTTCAAAGTAATCATGAAGGGATTTTATTAGATAAAATTCAATCTGCGATTACTGATTATCAGGGGATTATAGTAAATCTGGGTGCGTTAAGTCATTATAGTTATGCGCTGGCTGACGGTATTCGGTCAATTTCGCCTATTCCGGTTATAGAGGTTCATCTAAGCAATATTTATGCTCGCGAAGAGTCCTTTCGGCATCATTCGGTGATAGCTCCTGCCTGTGTGGGGAGTATTTGTGGCTTCGGTCTCTACGGCTATGTACTTGCCGTAGAGACTATTTTACAGTTATTAAAAAAACAAAATAACTAA